The genomic region CTCATTGAAGTTGGTGTCCAGCGCGGTGACGACGTAGTAGTAAGTCGTGCCGTTGCTGACGCTGTTGTCGATATAATCAGAGCTGGTGAGTCCTGTGGCGATGGCCGCGTAGCCGCTGCCACTTGTGATGGAGCGATAGAGAGAGTAGCTGGCCATGTCGGGCTCGCTGTTGTCGGCCCAGTTGAGGGTGACACTGCCATCGCCGGCGCTCGCGGAGAAGCTGCCCGGCGCGGCCGGTGGTGTGGTGTCGACCGGTGTGGCGTTGGCTTCCGAACTGTAGGTAGACTCATTGAAGTTGGTGTCCAGCGCGGTGACGACGTAGTAGTAAGTCGTGCCGTTGCTGACGCTGTTGTCGATATAATCAGAGCTGGTGAGTCCTGTGGCGATGGCCGCGTAGCCGCTGCCACTTGTGGTGGAGCGATAGAGAGAGTAGCTGGCCATGTCGGGCTCGCTGTTGTCGGCCCAGTCGAGGGTGACGCTGCCGTCGCCCGCTGTGGCGGAGAAGCTGCCTGGCGCTGCGGGTGGTGTGGCGTCCGAGGCGACGTCAACCGTCACATCGGTGAAGACGCTGGAGTTGAGTCTGGCATTATCGTGCGAAGTCACGGCCAAACCGGCACGCACAGTCGAAGCGAGCGCAATGGTTTGTGCGCCTCCGAGTTGGCTCCACGATGAGCCGTCAGTTCTGTAATAGGCGGTGAAGCTATTGCCTGTGCGGATCAAACGCAGCCAAACCGGGGCGCTCAGCGAGGCGCTCCCCGCGGTCTGGACGTTGCCTCCCGCAGTGCTGCGGTATTCGAAGGAGACAGAGTTCGAAGTGACCATAATCGAGGCGTAGGCGGCATCCGGCTGGAGGCTGTCGCGCATCATCACGCCTGATTTGGCATAGGCATGCGTGGGATCGATACTCACGACCCGGGCCGCCACCATGCCGTCCCCGGAATAGTCGCGTGAAGTGAGTTGGAACTGGTCGTAGGTGCCGTAGATGTCGGCACCGCTGCCGCCGACCATCCAAGTCCATGTATTGAAATCGATGTAGCAGTAACCGGCGATGGCGGGCTCGGCGATGTCGCTCACGCTCCAGCCCCATGAGGGGAGGGCGTCCTCGACGAGATCACCCGGGGTGGCAGGCTTGACCAGGCGCCAGCACACCCAGTCGTCCGTCGCGGTCATGCCGCTGTCGAGCGAGGTGCTGACACTGGTCGGTGCGCCGTTGCCATCGTTGCTGCGGTTGAGGCGGAGACGTTTGTTTTGCGAGCTGCAGTCGATGTAGAAATAGCCCTTCGCGTCGGCTGCGGTGAGGGTCCACTCCAGGTCGCTGCCGGTTGCGGCGGCAGAGGCCAGTTCGATGTTGGAACCGTTGGAGCGCAGGCGCTGACCGTCGGCGACGGAGGCGATGTAATAGACATCCGGATTAGCTGCGGTGGGAATGAGGATCCACTGCATGCTCTCCCAGAGGGAGCGTATCGAATGAAGCATCAGGCCGCCCGAACCATCATTCCCGAGGCGGAAGGAGGCACCCTTGCCGTGGAGGTAGTAGGGCTGGGTCGGGCTCAGGGCGTGCTCACCATCCCAGCCTGCATACATGTCGCCGACAGGTGTCAGTTCTTGCGATGGATTGAAAATGCGGCAGACCGGAGCTGAAGGTGTCCATGGATCGGCGGTCTCTGCTCCGTAGTCGGGGAATATCGAGTAGCGCTTGATCCAGGACTTGTCCTCCGCCATCCAAACGAATTCAGACAGGAAGCGGAAATTGTCCTCTTCGGTCCAGGTCGCGGTGCCCGACCAGTCGGTGGTTGAAAACTCCGTAATCCAAAGCGGCCGTCCGAATGTATTATAGATGCCTTCAAGATAGGATATGAATGCCGGGGCGTCGGGCGTGCCATACCAATGGACTCCGGTGTAGTCGACGCGGTAGCCGAGCGCATCGACAGCGCCAAAGAAGTCGTATTGCCACTGGCCGAAAGCGACGGCCACAGCCGGGCTCAACAAGGGCAGGTTGGTGGCTTCCAGTTCCGGCCAGTGGTCGACCGCTTCGGCGACCTGAACATCGGAGCCGCCACCATCATCGAGATCGGGCTCGTTGAAGCCCATCAAGGTGACCGCGCTGCCCTGACGCAGCCAGAGCGGGCCCAGGACGGCAAGCTGTTCAATGTCGGCCAGTCCCCATTGCATCGGACCGAAGGTCACATTCTCCGTAAGATCCCAGCCGGTTGGGTTCCAGGGCGTTTGGCCCCATTTGTAATACCAACTCGCATTGAGTATTTCCCATTCGTCGCGGTTGGGATTGTAGTCACCGACACCTTTCTTCTGGTAGTGGGTGTCAAATTTCAAGGCCCAGTGCTGGCTCCAGAGTGATGAGGGTGTGGTGAGGGTGATGGTGGCCGGGGTCAACTCGTCGGTCTGCAAGGCAAGGCCGCTCCATACGTTGATGTATTGCCCGTAGCCGCTTCCGGCATCGCTGATCTTCCACAACTGGTTCGGCTGGGCGCTGTAGTCGGCCAGCTCGACCGGGTCGCCGGAAGTCGCATCTTCGGGGGATTGGAGGCATAGGAACGTATCCCGATTTCGGATACGGTAGGTGTCGCTGTCGATATTGTAGAGGATTTGAAACTGCGTATGGTCCGTCGGTGTGTGTGCCTGAGCCTCTGTGGCTCCTGTGGTGGATTGACCCGCAGACAGGTAGGCGGCCGTTTCGCGGTTCTGAAGTTGATACCAACCGTCTCCGATGTCGGTTGGGAGGCTGTCGGGTGCGTCTCCCCATTGTATGCTTGTGCCCAGTGGGAATGAGGAAACCCCAGCCGTAGCGGGAAGTGGCACCAGTTCCCGGACGACTTGTTGCCCGTTGTCAGGCAGATACATGATGATCGTCGAAGTCTGGACAGGGCTGGTGAAATTGACGGCAAGGTCCGTTTGACTGTTCCCCGTAATCACACCACCCGGACAATCGACGAAGTCGCTTCCGTTCCAATAGAGCAGACTGAAATTGGCGACGGCGTTTTCACTAGCGGAACCGGTGTAGACATGGACGCCCGCGACCCGCTGTTCGGTGCCGAGGTTGAGTGTCAGGGAATGGGGGCCATTCACGTTTTCACTGCGCCAGGCGTCATTCGGCCCGACGTAGCCGTCCACCGCGAGCTTTTCAAAATTGCTTCCATCGACGGAGGTGGAGGTGATGATGCGCTGCCTCGCCAAGTGCAGGCTGGTGTCCGTTCCAGTCGGCCATCCACTGCCGCCGTTGGGGGGCAGGAGTGCGATTTCGCGAACCGTGGCATCCACCTCGGTCGTGTAGAGCATGAAATCCTTGACCGTAATCGGCGAGCTCAGGACCAGGTTGACCGCAGTGTCCGTATTGCCGGTGAAGTTGCCTTGTCCACCGGGGAGGGGTTGCATCCCGGAACCGTTGTCGTAGTTCAGGCTGAAATTCGCGATGGTGCCGGTGTCGTCATCGCCCAGAAACAGCTGGATGCTGCCGATTTCACGCGACTCCGGAAGAGTGACACCAATCCAGTGGCCGCCGGATGCAGAGGCACTTCGCCAGGCATTTGCGGCGTTGACCACGCCGTCGGTGACATAGGCAGCTTCGCTGCCCGTTTGAGCCGAATCCGAGAAGGCGGACTGGAATTTTGCCCAATTTACACGATCGTCGCCATGAATAGTATTAAGTATGAAAAAGCTGAATGCCGTCAGTAGTGCCGGATTCAGGAGTTTGGTATGGGCTTGGGAAGACAGGGGGAGGTTCGGGGTATTCATTAAATCGACATTGGTTTTGGGGGATGACTCTACGTGAATGATGAATACCCCGCATCAGGGAGGACGATCCTGATGTGCGGACAGCAGTTTCAGCTGGGTGAGGGCGATGCTTTCGACAGAGGCGACAGGCAAGTGTATGCTCAGCTTGCGAGTCCGTGCACAGTCACGACGCCATTGTGGAACAGGGGATTGGGATCCGTTCCTTTGAAGCCGGGGAATAAAGTGGATGCGCCTGAACGCAATCATGGGGCAGGGGATAGGGAGGCGAGGACGCAGGGGGCTTGCGCGAATTGTATCATGCCATGAAACTTCACGGTGCGAACCTATACTTATGGCTATAGCCGAAAGTATAGGTTCGCGCTTCTTGACAGCGCTGATATTCCTGGTTGGAGCGGGGAAGGCGGCCCCCCTAGCCAATCGTCTGGTAGAGGGATTTTCAGAAAAAAGGCATAATCGGCCCACTTATGAATAACAGCCCTTGCCCCGAAAAGCGTTTCGCTCGCTCTCTTTCTCTTCTGGCCTTTGCATGCGCATGCATCGGTCAGACCGTTCAAGCGGATGCCATGCCGGATGCCGGTCCTGCCGACCAGGCCTGGCGCGATGCGTCCAAAGCCCCGGAGGAACGTGCCGAGTTGTTGCTTGCCGCCATGAGCCGCGAAGAGAAAGTCGCGCTCGTTTCGTCAACCAATCCGGAAGATACCGATGCCTTGCGTTATCTCGGTATCCCCGCGCTGACCCGGGTCGATGCGTCTGCAGGCTTGCGCGGGGATTACAATGTGACGGCGTTTCCCGTGCCGCTGGCTTTGGCGGCGACGTTCAATAAGGAGCTGGGACACGAGATGGGTGCCGCCATCGGCAAGGAAGCGCGACAGAAGGCGTGGAATGTCATCCTCGGGCCGACGATGGACGTGGCCCGCAGCCCCTTGAACGGTCGCATTACGGAATCGTTTGGCGAAGACCCTGTTCTGAACGGCTGGATGGGGGCAAAGGTGGCCGAGGGCATGGAAAGCCAGCATACGATTGCGCAGATCAAGCACTATACGGTGTATAATCAGGAATGGGATCGCCTGGTCCTGGATATTGAAGTATCCGATCGAGCACTACAGGAAGTTTACAATCTGCCTTTCCATATTGCGATCAACGAGGGCGGGGCCGACTCCGTGATGGGATCTTATCCCCGGATCAACGGCACCTTCGCCTGTGAGAATTTCGACTTGCTGGAAAACTTCCTCAAGGCGAATCCGAATTTCAAGGGCTATGTCGGCACCGACGATGACGCCGCCAAGGATAAGATTGCCCAAGTGAATGCCGGGATCGACTCGATGGCCTTGATCCACCGCCCGATACCGATGGAAGCCTTCTTTGACGGCACCGTATCGGACGAACGCATTGACGAAGCCACGCGCCGTATGCTTTTCGCGACCTTTGAAAACGGTCTCTTCGACCACCCGCTGCCCGAGCAAAAGGCGGAGGTGGTAACGACTCCGGAGCATCTGACCTTGGCCAAGCAAATCGCGGAGGAAGGCACGGTTCTGCTGAAGAATGCCGACGACTTCCTTCCCTTGGATAAGAATGTTTCGGTTGCGGTGATCGGACCGACTGCCAAGGACATGGTGACCGGCGTCCAAGGCTCCACCTATGTGCGTCCGGGAGATTACCTGACTCCGGTCGATGCCATCCGCCGGGCCGTCGAAGGCTCCGGTGAGGTTGTCGTGGCACAGGGGACTCTGGGAGATGTGACCCTGCCGGCGGTGCCTGCGGAAGCATTCAAGACCCGCCTTGGTGAGCCCGGCCTGAAGGTGGAATATTTCGACAACGCGGAATGGCAAGGCTTGCCCAAGCACAAGGACGTGGTCTCGCATCTGGATTTCCACGGCAAGCCGATCGAGAGCCTGCCTGAAAACTGGTCGGCCCGCTACACCGGCACGATCACCTCGCCGTCAACGGGACTGGTGCGATTTTCCGCGCGCACAGCCGGCCACATCGAAGTGATCATCGACGGCAAGACCGTGATCGACGGACGCCGTTCCGAATCCGCATTCTTCCAGGGCGACGGCGGGCACTACACCTATCCGATCCAGGGCACGGTGATGATGGAGGCCGGACGCCCGGTCGATATCGAAGTCCGCTACACCCGTCTGGGTGCCCGTTGGAACCACGAGGTGCGTCTCGGTTGGCAGCCCGAGTCCCTGATCCCCGCTGCGGTGGAAGCCGCGAAACAGGCCGATGTGGCCGTGATCTTCGTCAACCAGGTCAGCGGTGAGGAAATGGACCGCGACAACCTCAATCTTGTCGGCGACCAGCCGCAGCTGATCGAAGCGGTGAGTGCGGCGAACCCGAACACGATCGTGGTGCTGAACACTCCGGGGGCGGTCCTGATGCCTTGGCTGGACGATGTCAAAGCGGTTTTCCAGATCTGGTATCCAGGGGCCGAGGGCGGTAGCAGTTTTGCCGACATCCTGTTCGGCGATTCCGAGCCGGGTGGCCGTTTGCCGCTTACTTTTCCCGCCAGCGAGGCGCAAGGCCCGCAACTTTACCAAGGGGGAGGGCACATTGCGTATCCCGAGGGCGTGTTTGTCGGCTACCGTTATTTCGATCTGAAGGGGCAGGAGCCACTGTTCCCATTCGGTTTCGGTCTTTCATATACCGATTTCGACTACAGTTTGTTGCGTTTGACAACGATCGACCAAGGTCCCGCCCGCGTGAAAGTCAATGTGAAGAACACGGGAGATCGTGCGGGATCGGACGTCGTGCAAGTCTATCTCGGTGAATTACCGACGACGATGGTGGATACGCCTATCCGGAAGCTGGTTGCTTTCGAGCGGGTGTATCTGAAGTCCGGGGAAGAGAAGACGGTGACTTTGGAGATTCCGGAAGAGAGCTTTAACTACTGGAGCGAAGCTGATAAAAAGTGGATCCGTCCGACTGGTGAAATGCCGGTCTACATCGGCAGGTCTTCTCGTGATATTCAATTGGACGGCACGATGGTCGTCAACTGAGCATCGGCGGCGGGATCATGTCATTCTCCACGACAGTCACTGGCCCTGGGGGAGCGCCCGTTCCTATAATTTTTATGCCTATATGATACTCCGGCATTAACGACACCAGCCCTCCCTGATCCTTAAGGTCAGGGAGGGTCATTGCGTTTTTATATGAGATCCGCTAAGGTGTATAAAGTTTGCGAATTGCGGCAGAATCATGGAGACTTGGTAAAGTGAAATGCTTCCTGTTATTTATCCTGTTAATCAGCGTCTGTCATGGAGAGACCCTGATCCGGAGTATCAGTGACCTTCGCGGATTGTCGGCGGAGGAAGCTGCCGAGGAGCTGCCGGTTTTGATCAAGGGGAACGTTGTCCTGTATAACACGGAAAACGGCGACATGATGATTCATGACGGGAAGGAGGGCATGTTTATCTTCAATCCCGATCTCCCGGAGGGGGTCGAGACCTTTCACCAGGGAGACC from Coraliomargarita parva harbors:
- a CDS encoding glycosyl hydrolase, producing MNTPNLPLSSQAHTKLLNPALLTAFSFFILNTIHGDDRVNWAKFQSAFSDSAQTGSEAAYVTDGVVNAANAWRSASASGGHWIGVTLPESREIGSIQLFLGDDDTGTIANFSLNYDNGSGMQPLPGGQGNFTGNTDTAVNLVLSSPITVKDFMLYTTEVDATVREIALLPPNGGSGWPTGTDTSLHLARQRIITSTSVDGSNFEKLAVDGYVGPNDAWRSENVNGPHSLTLNLGTEQRVAGVHVYTGSASENAVANFSLLYWNGSDFVDCPGGVITGNSQTDLAVNFTSPVQTSTIIMYLPDNGQQVVRELVPLPATAGVSSFPLGTSIQWGDAPDSLPTDIGDGWYQLQNRETAAYLSAGQSTTGATEAQAHTPTDHTQFQILYNIDSDTYRIRNRDTFLCLQSPEDATSGDPVELADYSAQPNQLWKISDAGSGYGQYINVWSGLALQTDELTPATITLTTPSSLWSQHWALKFDTHYQKKGVGDYNPNRDEWEILNASWYYKWGQTPWNPTGWDLTENVTFGPMQWGLADIEQLAVLGPLWLRQGSAVTLMGFNEPDLDDGGGSDVQVAEAVDHWPELEATNLPLLSPAVAVAFGQWQYDFFGAVDALGYRVDYTGVHWYGTPDAPAFISYLEGIYNTFGRPLWITEFSTTDWSGTATWTEEDNFRFLSEFVWMAEDKSWIKRYSIFPDYGAETADPWTPSAPVCRIFNPSQELTPVGDMYAGWDGEHALSPTQPYYLHGKGASFRLGNDGSGGLMLHSIRSLWESMQWILIPTAANPDVYYIASVADGQRLRSNGSNIELASAAATGSDLEWTLTAADAKGYFYIDCSSQNKRLRLNRSNDGNGAPTSVSTSLDSGMTATDDWVCWRLVKPATPGDLVEDALPSWGWSVSDIAEPAIAGYCYIDFNTWTWMVGGSGADIYGTYDQFQLTSRDYSGDGMVAARVVSIDPTHAYAKSGVMMRDSLQPDAAYASIMVTSNSVSFEYRSTAGGNVQTAGSASLSAPVWLRLIRTGNSFTAYYRTDGSSWSQLGGAQTIALASTVRAGLAVTSHDNARLNSSVFTDVTVDVASDATPPAAPGSFSATAGDGSVTLDWADNSEPDMASYSLYRSTTSGSGYAAIATGLTSSDYIDNSVSNGTTYYYVVTALDTNFNESTYSSEANATPVDTTPPAAPGSFSASAGDGSVTLNWADNSEPDMASYSLYRSITSGSGYAAIATGLTSSDYIDNSVSNGTTYYYVVTALDTNFNE
- a CDS encoding glycoside hydrolase family 3 C-terminal domain-containing protein, encoding MNNSPCPEKRFARSLSLLAFACACIGQTVQADAMPDAGPADQAWRDASKAPEERAELLLAAMSREEKVALVSSTNPEDTDALRYLGIPALTRVDASAGLRGDYNVTAFPVPLALAATFNKELGHEMGAAIGKEARQKAWNVILGPTMDVARSPLNGRITESFGEDPVLNGWMGAKVAEGMESQHTIAQIKHYTVYNQEWDRLVLDIEVSDRALQEVYNLPFHIAINEGGADSVMGSYPRINGTFACENFDLLENFLKANPNFKGYVGTDDDAAKDKIAQVNAGIDSMALIHRPIPMEAFFDGTVSDERIDEATRRMLFATFENGLFDHPLPEQKAEVVTTPEHLTLAKQIAEEGTVLLKNADDFLPLDKNVSVAVIGPTAKDMVTGVQGSTYVRPGDYLTPVDAIRRAVEGSGEVVVAQGTLGDVTLPAVPAEAFKTRLGEPGLKVEYFDNAEWQGLPKHKDVVSHLDFHGKPIESLPENWSARYTGTITSPSTGLVRFSARTAGHIEVIIDGKTVIDGRRSESAFFQGDGGHYTYPIQGTVMMEAGRPVDIEVRYTRLGARWNHEVRLGWQPESLIPAAVEAAKQADVAVIFVNQVSGEEMDRDNLNLVGDQPQLIEAVSAANPNTIVVLNTPGAVLMPWLDDVKAVFQIWYPGAEGGSSFADILFGDSEPGGRLPLTFPASEAQGPQLYQGGGHIAYPEGVFVGYRYFDLKGQEPLFPFGFGLSYTDFDYSLLRLTTIDQGPARVKVNVKNTGDRAGSDVVQVYLGELPTTMVDTPIRKLVAFERVYLKSGEEKTVTLEIPEESFNYWSEADKKWIRPTGEMPVYIGRSSRDIQLDGTMVVN